The following coding sequences are from one Mycoplasma mycoides subsp. capri window:
- a CDS encoding DxFTY motif-containing membrane protein translates to MENQNKEQLLDNIKFNNTRTPFWINLLVQLFTTIGLFLIILFFIGADLQNYSWNHFNKLGKLTYLYLFLISLAYLITVFLINLLLVLFKVIKSDSFTYSFGLAFVGILIILTGNLFYYWNTTLVIKTILRFVLIIISMVLGVLFGTFISIIFKNKEYQKEEENLAILNAYLNNQIVPTKKQLKQIKKQEYKLSKQKEYEELLKFKENLYKKKTD, encoded by the coding sequence ATGGAAAATCAAAATAAAGAACAACTATTAGATAATATCAAGTTTAATAATACTAGAACACCATTTTGAATTAATCTACTAGTTCAATTATTTACAACAATTGGTTTATTTTTAATAATATTATTTTTTATAGGCGCAGATCTACAAAACTATTCTTGAAATCATTTTAACAAACTAGGTAAATTAACTTATTTATATTTATTTTTAATTTCTTTAGCTTATTTAATAACAGTATTTTTAATTAATTTGTTATTAGTTTTATTTAAAGTTATAAAAAGTGATAGTTTTACTTATTCTTTTGGTTTAGCTTTTGTTGGGATTTTAATAATTTTAACTGGTAATTTGTTTTATTATTGAAATACAACTTTAGTAATTAAAACTATTTTAAGATTTGTTTTAATAATTATTAGTATGGTTTTAGGAGTATTATTTGGAACTTTTATAAGTATAATTTTTAAAAATAAAGAATACCAAAAAGAAGAAGAAAATTTAGCTATTTTAAATGCTTATTTAAATAATCAAATAGTACCAACAAAAAAACAATTAAAACAAATTAAAAAACAAGAATACAAACTTTCTAAACAAAAAGAATATGAAGAACTTTTAAAGTTTAAAGAAAATTTGTATAAAAAAAAGACAGACTAG
- the rpsO gene encoding 30S ribosomal protein S15, producing the protein MVSKEQKLALIKEFGGDEKNTGLAEVQIAILTAEISNLTEHLKMHKKDIPTRRTLLKKVAQRRHFLDYLVKKDVNRYKEVIEKLGIRK; encoded by the coding sequence ATGGTTTCAAAAGAACAAAAATTAGCATTAATTAAAGAGTTTGGTGGAGATGAAAAAAACACTGGATTAGCTGAAGTACAAATTGCTATTCTAACAGCTGAAATTTCAAATTTAACTGAACATTTAAAAATGCATAAAAAAGATATTCCTACAAGAAGAACTTTATTAAAAAAAGTTGCTCAAAGAAGACACTTTTTAGATTATCTAGTTAAAAAAGATGTTAACAGATATAAAGAAGTTATTGAAAAATTAGGAATTAGAAAATAA